One window from the genome of Cryobacterium sp. GrIS_2_6 encodes:
- a CDS encoding LLM class F420-dependent oxidoreductase: MTLTKPGPVRIGAQVAPQHAEYTKIRDTVAEVEALGTDVAFNWDHFFPLSGDPDGLHFESWTILAAWAEQTSRIEIGALVNCNSYRNPDLQADMARTIDHISGGRFIFGTGSGWFERDYDEYGYEFGTVGTRLDALAENLPRIEARWNKLNPPPTRKIPVLIGGGGEKKTLRIVAKHADIWHSFSSPEVLEHKLGVLTDWCATVGRDPAEIEVSTELRGRTVDEADELYALGARLFTIGLSGPAYDLAPLTDWLAWRDDKNAD, from the coding sequence ATGACACTCACGAAGCCCGGTCCCGTCCGCATCGGTGCGCAGGTGGCGCCCCAGCATGCCGAGTACACGAAGATCCGCGACACGGTCGCAGAGGTTGAAGCGCTCGGCACCGACGTGGCCTTCAACTGGGACCACTTCTTCCCGCTTTCCGGTGACCCGGACGGGCTGCACTTCGAATCCTGGACCATCCTCGCCGCGTGGGCTGAGCAGACCTCCCGGATCGAGATCGGCGCCCTCGTCAACTGCAACAGCTACCGCAACCCCGACCTGCAGGCCGACATGGCCCGCACGATCGACCACATCAGCGGCGGCCGCTTCATCTTCGGCACCGGCTCCGGCTGGTTCGAGCGCGACTACGACGAGTACGGCTACGAGTTCGGCACCGTCGGTACCCGGCTCGACGCCCTCGCGGAGAACCTCCCACGCATCGAGGCGCGCTGGAACAAGCTCAACCCGCCGCCCACCCGGAAGATCCCGGTGCTGATCGGCGGAGGTGGGGAGAAGAAGACCCTGCGCATCGTCGCCAAGCACGCCGACATCTGGCACTCCTTCTCGAGCCCCGAGGTACTCGAGCACAAGCTCGGCGTCCTCACCGACTGGTGCGCGACGGTCGGGCGCGACCCGGCCGAGATCGAGGTGTCCACGGAGCTGCGCGGCCGCACGGTCGACGAGGCCGACGAGCTCTATGCGCTCGGGGCCCGCCTGTTCACGATCGGGCTCTCCGGCCCGGCGTATGACCTCGCCCCGCTGACGGACTGGCTGGCCTGGCGCGACGATAAGAACGCCGACTAA
- the ffh gene encoding signal recognition particle protein produces the protein MATFGNLSDRLAETFKNLRTKGKLSAADVDGTVREIRRALLDADVALDVVKDFTAQVRERALGDEVSKALNPAQQVVQIVNEELIRILGGQQRRLEFAKKPPTIIMLAGLQGAGKTTLAGKLAKWLAKDGHTPILVAADLQRPNAVTQLQVVGQQAGVPVYAPEPGNGVGNPVTVARDGVKFAQQKLHDVVIVDTAGRLGVDAEMMKQAADIRRAIDPDEVLFVIDAMIGQDAVATAKAFQDGVDFTGVVLTKLDGDARGGAALSVASMTGRAIMFASTGESLDDFEPFHPDRMASRILDLGDILTLIEQAQGAFDEDEARKLAEKFQTDTFTLDDFLGQMQQLRNMGSIKKMMSMLPGAGAMKQQLENFDEREIVRTEAIIQSMTKAERTTPKLLNGSRRLRIARGSGSSVTEVNQLVQRFEQAAKMMKTVARGGMPNIPGMGPMPGLGGGRGKPQQAKKKGSKSGNPAKRAAENLAIASGEKPAGAGAAAPIGGGTGFGLGGRTPAVAGKPGGPTDAEMAALQKMLGR, from the coding sequence ATGGCTACTTTTGGAAACCTCTCAGATCGCCTGGCCGAGACGTTCAAGAATCTCCGCACCAAGGGCAAGCTCAGTGCGGCGGATGTCGACGGCACCGTGCGCGAGATCCGTCGCGCCCTCCTCGACGCCGACGTCGCCCTCGACGTCGTCAAGGACTTCACCGCGCAGGTGCGCGAGCGCGCCCTCGGCGACGAGGTCAGCAAGGCGCTCAACCCGGCCCAGCAGGTCGTGCAGATCGTCAACGAGGAACTCATCCGCATCCTCGGCGGCCAGCAGCGCCGCCTCGAGTTCGCGAAGAAGCCGCCGACCATCATCATGCTCGCCGGCCTCCAGGGCGCGGGCAAGACGACCCTCGCCGGCAAGCTGGCGAAGTGGCTCGCCAAGGACGGGCACACCCCGATCCTCGTCGCCGCCGACCTCCAGCGTCCGAATGCCGTCACCCAGCTCCAGGTCGTCGGGCAGCAGGCCGGCGTGCCCGTGTATGCACCAGAACCGGGCAATGGCGTCGGCAATCCCGTCACGGTCGCCCGCGACGGCGTGAAGTTCGCACAGCAGAAGCTCCACGACGTCGTCATCGTCGACACGGCCGGCCGGCTCGGCGTCGACGCCGAGATGATGAAGCAGGCCGCGGACATCCGCAGGGCCATCGACCCCGACGAAGTCCTCTTCGTGATCGACGCGATGATCGGCCAGGACGCCGTCGCAACCGCGAAGGCGTTCCAGGACGGCGTCGACTTCACCGGCGTCGTGCTGACCAAGCTCGATGGTGACGCCCGTGGTGGCGCTGCCCTCTCGGTCGCCTCGATGACGGGACGCGCGATCATGTTCGCGTCGACGGGTGAGAGCCTCGACGACTTCGAGCCCTTCCACCCCGACCGGATGGCGAGCCGGATCCTCGACCTCGGTGACATCCTCACCCTGATCGAACAGGCCCAGGGCGCCTTTGACGAGGACGAGGCGCGCAAGCTCGCCGAGAAGTTCCAGACCGACACCTTCACCCTTGACGACTTCCTCGGCCAGATGCAGCAGCTGCGCAACATGGGCTCGATCAAGAAGATGATGAGCATGCTCCCGGGCGCGGGGGCCATGAAGCAGCAGCTCGAGAACTTCGACGAGCGCGAGATCGTGCGCACAGAGGCCATCATCCAGTCGATGACCAAGGCTGAGCGCACCACCCCGAAACTCCTGAACGGATCGCGTCGGCTGCGGATCGCGCGCGGGTCCGGCTCGAGCGTGACCGAGGTGAACCAGCTCGTGCAGCGCTTCGAGCAGGCCGCGAAGATGATGAAGACCGTCGCCCGCGGCGGAATGCCGAACATCCCCGGCATGGGGCCGATGCCCGGACTGGGCGGTGGGCGCGGCAAGCCGCAGCAGGCGAAGAAGAAGGGCTCGAAGTCGGGCAACCCGGCCAAGCGTGCCGCGGAGAACCTCGCGATCGCATCCGGTGAGAAGCCGGCGGGCGCCGGCGCTGCGGCACCGATCGGCGGCGGCACCGGCTTCGGCCTCGGCGGCCGCACACCGGCAGTCGCCGGCAAGCCCGGCGGTCCCACCGACGCGGAAATGGCCGCTCTGCAGAAGATGCTCGGCCGGTAG
- a CDS encoding DUF2004 domain-containing protein yields the protein MTIEHDFFGILGSDDEGEIYWSDSAELGDQDIEIDLSSPDESSVSVEALDIAAFMINSLEDLDSQARESLVAELSAEGSVTALYINQCLEELDEEVIDDALIWDSGDKQIDFLRSIQLQRIGFHPHHIKNDEHFAVLDYSISPTETDALIVVTLDVHGDTIVISLDS from the coding sequence ATGACCATCGAACACGATTTCTTCGGAATCCTCGGCAGCGACGACGAAGGCGAGATCTACTGGTCGGATTCGGCGGAACTGGGCGACCAGGACATCGAGATCGACCTCAGCTCGCCCGATGAGTCCTCGGTTTCCGTCGAGGCGCTCGACATCGCAGCGTTCATGATCAATTCCCTCGAAGACCTCGACTCGCAGGCCCGCGAATCGCTCGTCGCCGAACTGAGCGCCGAGGGGTCCGTCACCGCGCTCTACATCAACCAGTGCCTCGAGGAACTCGATGAGGAGGTCATCGACGACGCCCTGATCTGGGACTCCGGCGACAAACAGATCGACTTCCTCCGCTCCATCCAGCTGCAGCGGATCGGCTTCCACCCGCACCACATCAAGAACGACGAGCACTTCGCGGTGCTCGACTATTCGATCAGCCCCACCGAGACCGACGCCCTGATCGTCGTGACGCTCGACGTGCACGGCGACACGATCGTGATCTCTCTCGACAGCTGA
- a CDS encoding glutamate--cysteine ligase, translated as MGIEFARSARSTIGIEWEIALVDRSTGDLVCIADEVLEALRGPDGSPHPHITGELLLNTVELVSGVHTTVAGAVADVYGQVDEVRAITDPRGVDLICSGSHPFGQWFDQEVTNKERYHKLIDRTQWWGRNMMIWGIHVHVGIEDREKVIPILNGLLGYLPHLQALSASSPFWAGVETGYASNRAQMFQQLPTAGLPWILEDWASWERYVEDMTRTGIIDDMTEVRWDIRPSARWGTIEIRACDGVSTATELGAIAALIQCLVEWMSTELDAGRPVPSMQPWFVRENKWRASRYGLDAEIILDSSGAERLVTDDVRRLIGVLSPTAERLGCLTELLQLNGILDAGASYQRQLRVAAANGGSLPAVVAALSAELRGGALPV; from the coding sequence GTGGGAATCGAATTCGCCCGATCCGCGCGATCGACGATCGGCATCGAATGGGAGATCGCGCTCGTCGACCGATCGACCGGTGACCTCGTCTGCATCGCCGACGAGGTGCTCGAGGCCCTGCGCGGCCCCGACGGGTCGCCGCACCCGCACATCACCGGAGAGCTGCTGCTCAACACCGTCGAGCTCGTCTCCGGTGTTCACACGACCGTGGCGGGCGCCGTTGCGGATGTCTACGGCCAGGTCGACGAAGTCAGGGCGATCACTGACCCACGGGGCGTCGACCTCATCTGCAGCGGCTCGCATCCGTTCGGCCAGTGGTTCGACCAGGAGGTCACGAACAAGGAGCGGTACCACAAACTCATCGACCGCACCCAGTGGTGGGGCCGGAACATGATGATCTGGGGCATCCACGTGCACGTCGGCATCGAGGACCGCGAGAAGGTCATCCCGATCCTGAACGGCCTGCTCGGCTATCTCCCGCACCTGCAGGCGCTCTCGGCGTCGAGTCCGTTCTGGGCGGGCGTCGAGACCGGTTATGCGTCGAATCGCGCGCAGATGTTCCAGCAGCTGCCGACTGCTGGTCTGCCGTGGATTCTCGAGGACTGGGCGAGCTGGGAACGGTATGTCGAGGATATGACCCGCACCGGCATCATCGACGACATGACCGAGGTGCGCTGGGACATCCGCCCGTCTGCCCGCTGGGGCACCATCGAGATTCGCGCCTGCGACGGCGTGTCGACGGCCACGGAACTCGGTGCGATCGCCGCGCTCATCCAATGCCTCGTCGAGTGGATGTCCACCGAGCTCGACGCCGGACGCCCGGTTCCGAGCATGCAGCCGTGGTTCGTGCGCGAGAACAAGTGGCGTGCGTCGCGATATGGGCTCGATGCGGAGATCATCCTCGACTCGAGCGGCGCCGAACGACTCGTGACCGACGACGTGCGCCGGCTGATCGGCGTGCTCTCCCCCACCGCGGAACGCCTCGGTTGCCTCACCGAACTGCTGCAGCTGAACGGCATCCTGGATGCCGGCGCGAGCTACCAGCGCCAGCTGCGCGTCGCCGCGGCGAACGGCGGCAGCCTGCCCGCCGTCGTGGCAGCGCTCAGCGCGGAACTCCGCGGCGGCGCCCTGCCCGTTTAG
- a CDS encoding putative quinol monooxygenase, with protein MSVVVVATITPLDGHLEDVVNAFALISPKVHAEPGNELYALHRDADTVIMIERWTSPEDLAAHAQGAAITELNAAVAAHVAGPSDVRVLRNVPLGDPDKGTIQ; from the coding sequence GTGTCCGTAGTCGTCGTCGCCACCATCACCCCGCTGGACGGGCACCTTGAAGACGTGGTGAATGCCTTCGCGCTCATCTCACCGAAGGTGCACGCCGAACCGGGCAACGAGCTCTACGCCCTGCACCGTGACGCCGACACGGTCATCATGATCGAGCGCTGGACCAGCCCGGAAGACCTCGCGGCCCACGCGCAGGGCGCAGCGATCACCGAGCTGAACGCCGCCGTCGCCGCCCACGTCGCGGGCCCGTCCGACGTGCGCGTGCTTCGGAACGTTCCCCTCGGAGACCCGGACAAGGGCACGATCCAGTAG
- the ftsY gene encoding signal recognition particle-docking protein FtsY, with product MAERTPWSLSGALRGMFAKKTIDADTWDDLEDALIQADFGPQITEDIVADLRAKVARYHTTDPADLHRMLREGLEERLSRLDSTLNLSARPAVVLVVGVNGVGKTTTIGKFAKFLRVYDRSVLIGAADTFRAAAVEQLATWAERAGAEIVKPQAQGQDPASVAFQTVERAIATGTEIVIIDTAGRLQTKGGLMDELTKIRRVIEKQTPISEVLLVLDATTGQNGLAQAEAFIEHAGVTGLVLTKLDGSAKGGFVLAVQEKTGIPIKLVGQGEGINDLTGFTPHVFAQKLVG from the coding sequence ATGGCAGAACGCACCCCGTGGTCACTCTCCGGCGCATTGCGCGGCATGTTCGCGAAGAAGACGATCGACGCCGACACCTGGGACGACCTCGAGGACGCACTCATCCAGGCCGACTTCGGCCCTCAGATCACCGAGGACATCGTCGCGGACCTGCGCGCCAAGGTCGCCAGGTACCACACGACCGATCCGGCTGACCTGCATCGGATGCTGCGCGAAGGCCTCGAGGAACGCCTCTCCCGGCTCGACTCGACCCTCAACCTCAGCGCGCGCCCCGCCGTCGTGCTCGTCGTCGGGGTGAACGGCGTCGGCAAAACGACCACGATCGGCAAGTTCGCCAAATTCCTGCGCGTCTATGACCGCAGCGTGCTGATCGGGGCGGCGGACACGTTCCGGGCCGCCGCTGTCGAGCAGCTCGCCACCTGGGCCGAACGGGCGGGCGCCGAGATCGTGAAGCCGCAGGCCCAGGGCCAGGACCCGGCATCCGTCGCGTTTCAGACCGTGGAGCGCGCGATCGCGACCGGCACCGAGATCGTGATCATCGACACCGCCGGCCGCCTGCAGACCAAGGGCGGCCTGATGGACGAGCTGACCAAGATCCGTCGCGTCATCGAGAAGCAGACGCCGATCTCCGAGGTGCTGCTCGTGCTCGATGCGACGACCGGGCAGAACGGGCTGGCCCAGGCCGAGGCTTTCATCGAGCACGCCGGGGTCACCGGGCTTGTGCTCACGAAGCTGGACGGGTCCGCCAAGGGCGGGTTCGTGCTCGCGGTGCAGGAGAAGACCGGTATTCCGATCAAGCTCGTCGGCCAGGGCGAGGGCATCAACGACCTCACCGGATTCACCCCGCACGTCTTCGCGCAAAAACTCGTCGGATAG
- a CDS encoding FAD-dependent oxidoreductase, whose amino-acid sequence MMTPDSPSDRALTDLAEAMDGRLVRAFDDDWDSARAPWNLATDQRPVAVAYPAGPEDLRRILAAARADGHRVVVQPRGHGPSGDLAGCILIRTSAFDEIVIDQRRRVARVGSGVSWGALLSRLDGSGLVALAGSNPDVSVAGHVLGGGHSWFSRWLGIAARSIRAVELVDAGGEPRRITADSDPELLWALRGGGGLFGIVTTLEIDLYAAPDLFGGTIVFPRPPQGPSSGASRRSWRMPRPS is encoded by the coding sequence ATGATGACACCCGATTCTCCGTCAGACCGCGCGCTCACCGACCTCGCGGAGGCCATGGACGGCAGGCTCGTCCGTGCATTCGACGATGACTGGGACAGTGCCCGCGCTCCGTGGAACCTCGCGACCGACCAACGGCCCGTCGCCGTCGCATACCCGGCCGGGCCGGAGGACCTGCGGCGGATCCTCGCCGCCGCCCGCGCCGACGGGCACCGGGTGGTGGTGCAGCCGCGCGGACACGGCCCGAGCGGCGACCTCGCCGGATGCATCCTCATCCGCACGAGCGCATTCGACGAGATCGTGATCGACCAGCGACGACGCGTGGCCAGGGTCGGCTCCGGCGTGTCCTGGGGTGCCCTGCTGAGCCGCCTCGATGGTTCCGGGCTCGTGGCGCTCGCCGGGTCGAATCCCGATGTGAGCGTCGCAGGTCACGTCCTCGGGGGCGGCCACTCCTGGTTCAGCCGCTGGCTCGGGATCGCGGCCCGCAGCATCCGTGCGGTCGAACTCGTCGATGCAGGCGGCGAGCCGCGCCGGATCACCGCGGACAGCGATCCGGAGCTCCTGTGGGCGCTGCGCGGCGGCGGCGGGCTGTTCGGCATCGTCACCACGCTCGAGATCGACCTGTATGCGGCTCCCGACCTCTTCGGCGGAACGATCGTCTTCCCGCGTCCGCCGCAGGGACCGTCTTCGGGAGCATCGCGGCGATCATGGCGGATGCCCCGCCCGAGTTGA